A single Plasmodium vivax scf_6742 genomic scaffold, whole genome shotgun sequence DNA region contains:
- a CDS encoding variable surface protein Vir24-related (encoded by transcript PVX_022685A) has product MALSEENNWEKHLEKLPSYKEYKKLDDLDIKDYSDNYCEKDLGSPKKEDKELCNKVSKHLKRLSGISNNDDRKHGCFYFQYWFYDQISKXXXADNKFNNKTVSDKFFDLVELKIGEFPNLQSCKCYVSGTPEIWKEEKDLHDYFENYKDINCTNSDKSTCEKYARYVTYINNLFQNKEYDCCYDEDVELVCEPYIKCEYKTRPDDLLPKLQKELKALEAKPAEVPKGDVGVVGPGERAGSGVAGNGKVGPGDLGSKDPGTADQGSKAGGLGDPSNKAAGPGDTGSKEARTGDAGGEAPGNGDQGSKSPGTADQGNKAPGTGDLVSKAEGPGDPRSKEAGAEVQGIKAEGAEVQGSQVAGSKEEGSEQKGPGNTGGDVAKPAPVKPATAKPVAAKPVATVLGGTESGEGTPEALKPAAETPVPAKPVAAKPALAEPTQLPAAPPPPPEPKETVDEPGVPKVAVDEEEPEETAAESELAEEEAPELLDGEALVTLEDAATFSPPSIEGSVEAVHAAPYYTPERAGDMVPLTNSEATSTLGTIHEELDSNFFRNIIMAIAVLGTIFFLFYYNRSSRLEPNSRKKKKKKGKIFEHNYYEQYEKELEMYGSEETFLDSETDRLYLNYHPDQDSYY; this is encoded by the exons GAAAAACACTTAGAAAAATTGCCTTCATataaggaatataaaaaattggatgACTTGGATATTAAGGATTATAGCGATAATTACTGTGAAAAAGATTTAGGAAGCCCGAAGaaagaagataaagaacTTTGTAATAAGGTATCGAAGCATTTAAAAAGATTATCTGGTATATCTAATAATGATGATCGTAAACATggctgtttttattttcaatacTGGTTCTATGATCAGATAAGCAAAAAMTRKARWGCtgataataaatttaataacaaaACAGTTagtgataaattttttgatttagtggaattaaaaattgggGAATTTCCTAATTTGCAATCTTGTAAATGTTATGTATCTGGGACACCAGAAATctggaaagaagaaaaagatttgcacgattattttgaaaattacaaagaTATTAATTGCACTAATTCTGATAAGTCTACGTGTGAAAAATATGCGCGTTATGTTAcctatattaataatttatttcaaaataagGAGTATGATTGCTGTTATGACGAGGATGTGGAACTTGTTTGTGAACCTTATATCAAATGTGAGTATAAGACCAGACCTGATGATCTATTAccaaaattacaaaaagaaCTAAAGGCTTTGGAAGCAAAACCAGCGGAAGTGCCTAAAGGGGATGTAGGGGTAGTGGGACCAGGTGAGAGAGCAGGAAGTGGAGTGGCGGGAAATGGAAAGGTAGGACCTGGAGATCTAGGAAGTAAAGATCCAGGAACTGCAGATCAAGGAAGTAAAGCGGGAGGACTTGGGGATCCTAGCAATAAAGCTGCAGGACCTGGAGATACAGGAAGTAAAGAGGCAAGAACTGGAGATGCAGGAGGTGAAGCGCCAGGAAATGGAGATCAAGGAAGTAAATCGCCAGGAACTGCAGATCAAGGAAATAAAGCTCCAGGAACTGGAGATCTAGTAAGTAAAGCGGAAGGACCTGGAGATCCTAGAAGTAAAGAGGCAGGAGCTGAAGTTCAAGGAATTAAAGCGGAAGGAGCTGAAGTTCAAGGAAGTCAAGTGGCAGGAAGTAAAGAGGAAGGAAGTGAACAGAAAGGACCGGGAAATACAGGAGGTGATGTAGCAAAACCTGCACCTGTAAAGCCTGCTACTGCAAAACCTGTAGCAGCAAAACCTGTAGCGACAGTACTTGGAGGGACGGAATCTGGAGAGGGAACACCAGAAGCACTAAAACCTGCAGCGGAAACACCTGTACCTGCAAAACCCGTAGCGGCAAAACCTGCTCTGGCCGAACCCACACAATTACCAGCTGCGCCACCTCCACCACCAGAACCTAAAGAGACAGTAGATGAACCGGGAGTACCTAAAGTGGCAGTggatgaagaagaacctGAAGAAACAGCAGCTGAAAGTGAATTAGCTGAAGAGGAAGCACCAGAACTTCTAGACGGTGAAGCGTTAGTCACTTTGGAAGATGCAGCAACCTTTAGTCCTCCATCAATAGAGGGCTCTGTAGAGGCAGTTCATGCAGCACCATATTATACTCCTGAACGTGCAGGCGATATGGTGCCTCTGACCAATTCTGAAGCCACGAGTACTTTAGGAACTATACATGAAGAGTTAGACTCAAACTTTTTTCGCAACATCATCATGGCCATCGCAGTACTTGgaacaattttcttccttttctactaCAACAGG tCTTCCCGATTGGAACCAAATtctcggaaaaaaaaaaagaaaaagggaaagatatTTGAACATAATTACTATGAACAGTATGAAAAGGAGTTAGAAATGTATGGATCTGAGGAAACGTTTTTAGATTCTGAAACGGATCGattatatttgaattatcacCCTGATCAAGACTCTTACTACTAA